ggcactaatttaaaaagcgtcggataatacgaaacggTGCCGTTCtccactgttccgttttaaacaggtaagttgctgccacgttaaaaagcatagtccttagttctgcggacTATTCAAAGGTGCttcttatgtattgttttattatcgtttattggaaaataaagcagatgcagcttatatagaggtgcgttttatagtccgaaaagtactgtagtcccaaattgaaaaatatttcgtagcAGTGAAcaggacctgaggaatctaatgatgtttgttccactgcatttattttcacatcactatattttcgcactcaacagagctgcgaaattaagttgcagcgaaattttactctgtatgctactcacgaaactaaatactagcgaaatataagtgtcctagggtagcatAAATCGGAACACAAATTCCAGCTATCTTAGAGCTAAATTTACTGAGGTAATTTACCATGCCAGTTGAGGCGTCTCGCCTCCGTTTTATTGGAAGGCGGAGCCATCTCAATAATAGCTTTTATCTTATCAGGGTCAGGCTTGACACCAGCAGCACTAACTACGTGGcacaaccaaattcacatttttccttTTTCAGGGTCATCCCCAATTCCTTTATTCTATTCAAAACTTTCCTCAAACGTTCCCAGTGTTCGTCGGGACTTTTTCCATAAACCAATATATCGTCCATTAGACAAATGACACCTTTTAACCCTAACAGTATCTTTTCCATAGCCCTCTGAAAGAACTTTAGAGCTGAAGAAATCCCAAATGGCATTTTCTTAAAGCAAAATCTTCCCCAAGACGAGACAAAAGTTGTCAGCAGTTTGCATTTTGGATCTAATTGTACTTGCCAGAAACCAGAATTTGCATCGAGTTTTGAAAATACTCTACCCTCTGACAATTGACTAAGCATTTCTGAAACCCGTGGTAAAGGATAGACTTCACGTTCTACACTTTTATTCAGATTTGTCAAATCAACACACATTCTAATCTTACCACCCGGTTTAGGAGCAATAGTAAGACCTGAACACCATTCAGTTGGATCCTCGACAGGCTCTATGATAGCATTAGCCAACATAGAGTCTATCTCAGACTTTGCTTTCTCCTTCAAACTAGCAGCAATTGTGCGAGGCGCATACAAACATTTAGGTTCAGCACCAGGCTTCAATTTTATCTTAAAAATCCCAGGCATTGTTCCCAAACCAGTAAAAACTGAAGAGAAATCTGCAATTGGATCAAACCCTTCCGAACTCAAAGCATTAATAACAGCTAACAAGTTAAGGCTACGTATCTGTGGTAGGCCCAGTAAGTTCGTTCGAGAACCTCTGACAATATATACTGGAGTTTCAATAGATCTATAAGTACTTTGAACGTTCACATTAGACATTCCTAGGACATTAAGCTCATTGCCATCTGCCCCAACTAAACATCTTTCGGGTTTCTCTAGTTTTAACTTTAACAATTTGCTAGAATTCTCTGTCAAAACAGAAACTTTGGCACCAGTATCAAAAGTGAAATCTATACTCATGTCATTCACGTTCATAGTGCGTACTATACTATTGCTGCTTCCATATAGTCACTTATTATCCTTGGTGAACCTCACTCTACGGGGACTTTTACTGTCTTCCCTTCAACCCCTATAACCATATCTATGTGGACTGGGATACCGTCTACCAGGGCTCCTATTACGACCACCAAGAAAACCCTGCCTCTGTGGGCTAGACCTCTGCCTATCAGGACAGTCCTTTGAGGTGTGTCTTTGTGTGTTACATGTAAAACAGTGAGCATCGGGACAATTCCTTACTTTGTGCCCTTCTCTTTTACAATGGTAGCAAGTTCTGCCATGTCTAGCAGGAGAGCTGCTACGCATGTAATACCTTGGGCTAGGTGACCTGCGACTGTCGTTACCACCTCTACGGCCGTTGCTAGAAGCACTTGAGTCACGGGAACGATATTTAGAAAAACTGGAACGTTTACCCTCACCATATCTGTCATAATACTGACCTCTATTCATGTCAGAACCGTTACTTTCAACGCTAGATCTGCTAGAATCTCTTGACTTATAACCAGGACGGTAATCATACTTATGGTATCTGTCGCGGCTCTGTTGGTGCGACCCATAACCAGACGACCCTTTACGTGGCCTTGCTGAGACAGAATAAGCACCAGCGTCGCTGCTATTACTCGCACCAAGGCCAGAGGCGTAAGCACATTTATCAGCATCTACTTTCGAGACACTACTAGTAGCATTAAAACGGCCAGCTTTCATTTCAGTTAACACGCTCTCTGACTCTCTAGCTAAATGCCTAGCTTTTAATTTGGAAGCCAGATTTTTCCAGGACAAATCACTTTCTTGCAACAGCTGCATACGGGTCGACGAATCACTGAGACCATTGACGGCCAAAGCGACTGAAAAACGCTCACGCAATTCCTCACTTTCTCCGAAACCCATAGTTTTGCTCAATTTCTCAACTCTTAGCAAATAATCTATAGCATTCTCATTGACCGTTTGTGCTACAGTAACAAATTTCATTGCTCTAACATAAATACTTTCTTCACGTTCGAAATGCTCTTGTAACAATTTTAAAGCATCTCCAAAAGCATTTTTACTGTCAGTGTCAATATTAAATCCTAGGGTTTGCAACAGCTCAATACCCTCACTGCCTACAGCACTCAATAACGCTAACAACTTAGGTCTACCACGAAACCTGGGAGCTTGTTCGCTGGACACAGTTTCTCTACCTAGAGACCAAGTAGCTCAATTGACGGCAATTTTAAATTGCGATAGCCATGACTTGAACGATTGAGTCATATCGGAGGCGGAAAACACTAGCTTAGGTAAAGACGACAGATCTATCCTATTACTCATAGCGGAAAATTTCCGATTGAtttcaaacaataacaaaagaGTTGACACAGTATTACAACACTAATACGGCACTATAAACAATCACAAAGTAACACCGCTAACAATATGCACGAGCAAAACAACACCATATCACTAAGCACGAGAATACACACAAAATACACTAGCACAGCGCTAACACGAAGGTTCACGAAAAATACACTAACACGACACAAAGGTAACCACTGACACAAATTTGACACGAGCACTGTAGCTACACCACGGTTATCACGAATGAACACCATCACTAAAAAACACCACCACTATAAAACACCACTACACATTAAACACTAACACGCACCACTGCCAGCAACACGTGGGAGGGACCGAAACACCAAGAAACTATCAGAAGAAACGGTAAATCCTTTAATATATcgaatgcaaaataattttaaagtctgtaaaaaataaaagtgGATCGATAGCAAGTTATGTGTAAAGGATGATAACGGATTAAAATTAGCTTCTTTTATCCTGCTGACTGCGTCATGTTAAATTATGACTTACTGCGTCAGATTCAGAACAAGAAGTGCCGGTACTGTCTAGCTGTATAAGGTCCGTTAGTTATTCTTCTGGATTCTTGTAGAGCGTCATTGGCATTTACGGTTGGCATAAAACCGGTCTTGGCCTTGACATAACCTAAACTGTAATCTTGACCTTTAATCAATCATTCAGATAGAGTTATCCAACAGGCAACTTGGTTACCAAGGTAAATATTATGCTCAGTTACCAAGGTAAATTTGATGAAATGAATCCAGCTATTGCCAGAGGTTTTTGTGGTTAGTCcgattttaaaatgaaaatttggTTACAAATTGTAGGCTGAAAGTAAGGCATCTATATGTAGAATGATAAAGCAGTCATTACTCTCCACACCAAATAAACTACCAACCTCATGcacaaactatttttattttttaagataAACTAGCAAATAAATCACTGgttttattgaaaaaattcTACTTCACATAAAAGTtgtatttttatagattttacaaTGCTGTcctgataatttttttaatttttacaatgtTCAATTAACGTAGCCGATGTGTTAATACGTCTGAAAGCTAGCGATGCTAATATCAGCACATGTGCTTTTACTTATATTTACTTTTAGTTGTATTTCATATACGCATGCTTTTTTTTACTCTTTTCACGCCATGTCACCTTTGCATTGCTATGTTTACTACATTGTCTTCATTTTTATCTTTTCTTAGTTAGTGTTGCTGGTCATTTGCGTTACTCCTCATTATAGGCTACTTTTTAAAGGCTTAATCACAGTTTTGGCTTCAAACTTTACAAACTGTGGTTCTAATACTTTAGCTGCAACCAATTTTGGATATCTTTTGCTCTAAAGTTAATTGACAGGCATATTTTTCACTGAATGGGGTTTCAATTTGATATGAACCTGTTACCATAATATTCTCTAATGGGCATATGGTGTTGGTTGATTTTTAGCTGTACAAATACGTTTCTGGCTGCATCCTGTTCGCCAACACCAAGCAAGTGTTATATGATTGTAAAATGCGGAACAAAGCGACTTGCTAAACATTCCTGgtcagttttaaattttagtttttgagtGCCTTAACCGATGTACATTTTTCTAGTCTTTTGCTTAACTTTCCTCTAACACAAGATATAAGGCAGTATAactattttgttattgttttccTGAACTCACATATTTTTCATCTGTCTAAAATCAGGTTTCATATACGCATGAAGCCGTCTAAAAAGATAAAGTGCATAAGCATGTCAACACTTTAGGCGGTTTCATTGATTCATTGGATCTCATAATTACAGATGCTGTCATTGTCTTGATTATTTTCAGTGATCAGTATAGTGGTACCTTCAAagtatatgtacagtgtatgtCAATAGCGCTCTGTAGCTCAACTGTTTTCCTCTACTTATCTTTGTGCCTGTCTATCTAACCGTTCAGTATGTCGGAAATATGGGTAGGTAAATTTTTGCAAAGTGAATACAGCCaaaccatatatatgtatttattgcgtttatactttttgatatgtagttttgtatttatatgtgtaAATTATGATGTAGCATTGTATTCATACATGCGAATCTTAGCATAACATTGCTTCGGATGTTGAAACATTATTGCAGCGACGTATTCACTCATGTAAATATTGTATAGCACTGTATTCGCGTAGACAAACAACACTAAATTATTGCATTCATGAAATGTTATTACATGTAACTACGGTTACAACATAGTATAACGCTGCAACAATATATAGCATAAAATGATGCCATGGCATCAGACTTACACTTGGCACTATGAGAAGAATAGAACAAATGTCACAGGCATAAAGGACAATGAACATTCATTTTAGGTTTTGTTGTTTATTACTTTTAGCAACCAACTTTGATGAGTTTATTTATCATGGTTTGTATTTGTGGCTTCAATGTTTGTCAGTTATTTCCATTCCATCATCGGTGATGAAGCACATAAATAACCACTCTATGTACTTCAATAGTTTGCTAACGTATAGTGGTTGCAAGCGTAACAAGAAATTTGTAGGAACTGCTTAGTGTATACGTCAACTTCTGACATCCAATTTATTTGTGTGAATGCATTGGTCAAATGGCAGGTATAACTTTGTTTTTCTAAAGCATGCAGGTGGAAAACATTTCAGATGTTGCTAAGTTGTTCCTTAGTtcataaagtttaaaaatgctGGAATAACTTAAAGAATGTACAATTTTATAAATCACAAACCTGCTAGTTTAGTTTCAACAGCTCCATATATAGTCATATCATACAGGGTTTGTGATGGCATAGAAACCTGCAATGGCATGCCCTGAAATTGAGTTGCCAGTTTGTGTAGAGGTGCCCATCAGAGGAAAGAGAGCTCAAGAAGATGTTGGAGAGCATCTTACTGATTCACCTTCAACAAATATGCATGTATCTGTAAGTTTAACATTAATTACAGAGGATGGGAGGTCTATATATCAGAGGTTGCACTAAAAACACCTACCCTAACTCTGTATAGCCACTATAATAGACCTGTTTAATAAATTCTTTGACGTccttatattttattatttgaatgTGTTATTTAAAGGGAAGAGTTTTTCATGTTCCTAGAACAGGGGTGGCCAAGATGGGGCTCTAGAGACACTGTGGCTCTTTGCCTCAATTCTAGTGGCTCTTTGCAATGTTACAAAAATCATTTCCACTATGCTAATATTCATTGTGCTGAGGATTCCCATCACCCATACACACACCCACGAACCGCAAGTGTAGATCATCAGACATAGGGGATTTCCCCTCACTGCAAGGGTAACCTTTCATGACTGTTCATTTGATTAGTTGCTGAGTAATATGATCAGCTAGCATACATTCACCTCACAGCATCCTTAGATCAGTCACCGGAATCATGCTTCCAAAGAGCAACAAAAGTTTCGTCGATTTAACTTGGAATGGACTTCATGTACTTCTTTCATGAAATAAACAACAAGCCAGTGTGTCTCATTTGCAATGCAACGGTAGTATACAGCAAAGCAAGCAGCATTTCAAGACACTGCCAGACAAACTACAGTGACTATGATGGTCATTTTCTGGCTGGAACAAATCGAAGAAAAGAAAAGCTGGTGAGACTGCAAAATCAGGCTTTGAGtcagaaaaaaaatgtttcaaccATCAAATGCTCTTCAACTGCATTACACTGGCAAGTTAAGAGGTTGCACAAGCTATAGGTAAGGATATGGTGCCGTATGAACACAGTGAGCTACTAAACAGTCCATGGCATGATCAATGAAAAAATGGATGATCATTTGTCCTTTCAATTTGTCTTTGGTGATTCATGAATGTACTTGTTATCATTGATAAAAAGTCCTTTTTTATCAATGATGAAAATTCCTAGAACGTGTTGATGATTACTAGACATTATTAGACTGCTGGAGCAATTTCTATAGCAGTACGCTCTAATTTTCAAGCCTCTGCTGTGTTCTACATCTGCACTGCACCTATTGGAAAGATTTGTTGTAGTTTATCGTAAAATAAAAGTCTTCATATTTCTATATAGTTTGTTATTCTTGTTTTAAAGCTGTGCCCGAATGTTGCAGCTGCCACCCATCTGGAAAGGGATTGAGGAGCAACTTTTAGATCATTTAGAAAATGTTGGTTCATTGCCGATCCATGATTACAGAAGGCAGCAAAGGTATCTTTATCGAGCAGTTTTCCCCCAATTACTAATTGGTTCTGAGATCTGGTTTGCGTGTTTAAGCTGCGGTATGCTGTATTTATGAGAATTAAAGTGTATTCTTGTAAATTCTTACACGAATACACTTTAGATCGCTTAATTTCTTTTAGAGCATAAACAATAATAACTCTTtacttaatattttataaatactttctataaaactgtaaaaacaaaagtAATGATCAATAAAAAGAGACTTTCATTGTTACTTCAATTGAAGACTCATGAATGAAATTTATATTTGGTAATGCATAGATTCAGAAGTGAACTTGATGTGGGAGATAAATGTAACTTATCTTAAATAGGATTAAATGAAGTCTGAGCGATTTGTTTCTGCATAGTGTATAATTTAAtgcataatttttaatttttgccatCACCTTCACTAATAAAACTATAATGTTTTGGGTAATTGTGAATGGCATATGTTAAAGACTATTTCTggtgtattattaaatatttgctcaaacttTATATTGTACGTTGGAGGATTTGTAAAATGATTTGATAGTATGTAGAGGTTCGACAGCATATCTTTTTTGTAACAATACAGCTTTATATATAGCGTTTTACAAAGGGCTTACTGCATGCTACCCTTGCTTCAAGCATAATTTATACTGTATATGGAAATTTCATTGGAAACTTTATCGTTGTCTTCATGCAATTGAAATGCAAAACGTTGCAGTAGTATATTTAACAATTGATTGAGCTCGCCATGAAATTCATTATCTCGAGACTAACACTAAAGGCATTTTCAAAAATGTGCACCAATAACAACCTTATTAAATTACTATTCTGTTTTTGATTTAAACTAAATACTCCCCCATCTCATTAAAATTGTATCATGTCTTCCATGGTTCTTAGTATGCATTATGCAATATTGTTTGTAAAATGACCTGTTAATTTGATACTTTTTTGTGCAGATACGTCGACAGAGAGCCTGACATTTCTCATTTAGTTAAAACAGCAATTCTCCCTCCTGTCTACGAGCTGGCAGTGGAACGAGATGAGAAAACTGGAGCCCTACTTGATTTTACAGAGGTACGTTGCTTAAACCCACTGCACCTTTGCGTATACAGTAAGCTCTGAGATTCTCTAGATgatactatatttttatgtatatgaCATACCAATTGCCAATAGCGGCATGGAGTTTTAAACTAGGTCTACAGTTTGTACGTGTCTTATTAGGTAGAAGGTGCCGCAAATGGCTTAAGTTGAGTTGGTACAGTTGTGAGCTATGATTATGAAGTGTGTGTATCAAATACCTGTGCAAGAACAAAACTACATGCATTCTCTTTTAATATGTTCAAATATGTTCATATTCATCATAGTAAGATATAGCATTTATCAAAACTTAATATATTCTAGAGATCTTACTCATCTCTATGCAGTCTATATTGTGCATTTGAACGAGAGTTGCCTAGTTTGCATTAATGAACATTCGTAATGAAAGActtgataaataaataaatttagggAATATTCAGGTGTCAAATGGTCACCTGAAGTTACAGCAACCGATCATATGGTGCTCATGGGGCTGACTACGAGTTCTTCTACCCATTATTCATCATATTTGTAAAAAGTAGGCATAGATGTTGTCATATTGATAGAGTTTTAGGGTTGCTGTAAGCTAGAGATTATCTCTTACTAATCTCCTTATGGAATCAAGAAAAAATTCTTTAACCATGTACTGATGACAACCAGTGGCAGGTGACCATGCTCAGCTATCACATTTATCACAGTTTATCCATATACTTGCCAAACAGGCGAAGTCTTGCAagtaatagtttatataaaatatttacctaTGATAAAGTGATCTATAAAAAACATGGCATTCAGCCATTAAAggtatatatagaatatattacatataatttggtTGTTACACAATGTTATGCACACAACATTTTAACATGGTCAACTATTTTTCTTTCCATTAGATTATATAATTGTTACAATTTCATTGCCTTTTTATGTCTTCTTAAGAACACATTTTGTCTACTTGTGATCTGTTAACCACTCATGTAAGCATGCCTTTCCTTAGGTATTACAAAATCATGCCAGTTATAATCTATAGTATCGCAATAAGACAAATACAAGACATTCACATATGTGCAGAAATGTCTGACAAAGCTAGCGATTTCCATCCTAATCTGTAGCTCCTGTACTTGAGTCCTGTGAGATTATGTTATAAGCACCAGTCTCATCACTGTCATCACTGTTAACGGTGTAGATGCTAACTTGTATTTACAGATTACACGCATCAAGAATAGTAAAACATGGATGTTTAGGGTTGGCTTGTTGATGCTTTTTAGAAAGAGAGGTTAAACCCTGGTGGTTCTGCTATAAATAGCATGTCCATGCTTCGCGCACCCGACCCGGAGAGCGCTCTGAAGGGCAGCAGTCGTAACTTTCCTTTTTGGCCTGGCGGCCTCGACATTCCACTTGAGGAATTAACCGCTGAAAAGACGGACGATTGTACAGGTAATTCTCTATATCGTTATTTTATTGATTGTATAGCCTTTATCATTTAGATATGCTCTGCTATTGACTATCAATAGCCTTTATGTAAGGTGTTTTgctatataattaaatattgattttgtgtAGCCCCTGTGTAGTTATCAGCAGTTGAACACATATCAAGCACTACCTACATgatgtataaataatatgttGCGTCTGCCAAATCTGGTTATTCGAAaatttttgtataaattatttCAAACGAGGTCATGCATTAGCTAGCAAAAGTGCTAACTAGGATATCAAATATGACCTATGGATGCTATACGCTGCACTTATTCTTTGTTTTATGGCAGATTTTCTGTAATTATAACctgttcaaattttttattagaaaattACAAACAGATTGCACCAGGCTTAAGTCGAGGACTT
Above is a window of Watersipora subatra chromosome 3, tzWatSuba1.1, whole genome shotgun sequence DNA encoding:
- the LOC137390818 gene encoding ATP-dependent RNA helicase glh-2-like, which produces MGFGESEELRERFSVALAVNGLSDSSTRMQLLQESDLSWKNLASKLKARHLARESESVLTEMKAGRFNATSSVSKVDADKCAYASGLGASNSSDAGAYSVSARPRKGSSGYGSHQQSRDRYHKYDYRPGYKSRDSSRSSVESNGSDMNRGQYYDRYGEGKRSSFSKYRSRDSSASSNGRRGGNDSRRSPSPRYYMRSSSPARHGRTCYHCKREGHKVRNCPDAHCFTCNTQRHTSKDCPDRQRSSPQRQGFLGGRNRSPGRRYPSPHRYGYRG